A DNA window from Amphiprion ocellaris isolate individual 3 ecotype Okinawa chromosome 8, ASM2253959v1, whole genome shotgun sequence contains the following coding sequences:
- the kcna2b gene encoding potassium voltage-gated channel subfamily A member 2b — protein MTVATSDPADEAAAHPGQPHDQYDPEPDHECCERVVINISGLRFETQLKTLSQFPETLLGDPKKRMRYFDPLRNEYFFDRNRPSFDAILYYYQSGGRLRRPVNVTLDIFSEEIRFYELGEEAMEIFREDEGFIKEEERPLPENEFQRQVWLLFEYPESSGPARIIAIISVMVILISIVSFCLETLPVFRNDDAEMMNRFLFEYGSNSTSTVYSSPYFTDPFFIVETLCIIWFSFEFLVRFFACPSKAGFFGNIMNIIDIVAIIPYFITLGTELAERPEDSPGGQQAMSLAILRVIRLVRVFRIFKLSRHSKGLQILGQTLKASMRELGLLIFFLFIGVILFSSAVYFAEADEEDSQFNSIPEAFWWAVVSMTTVGYGDMVPTTIGGKIVGSLCAIAGVLTIALPVPVIVSNFNYFYHRETEGEEQAQYLNIPSVPKASSADDLKKEGRSGSGSTLSKSDYVEIQEAVNHSTEDFRPESRKTGNCTMSNTNYVNITKMRTDV, from the coding sequence ATGACGGTTGCTACCAGCGACCCTGCCGACGAAGCGGCAGCACATCCAGGCCAGCCTCATGACCAGTACGACCCAGAGCCGGACCACGAGTGCTGCGAGAGGGTGGTCATCAACATTTCAGGGTTGCGCTTTGAGACGCAGCTAAAGACGCTCTCCCAGTTTCCAGAGACGCTACTAGGTGACCCAAAGAAAAGGATGAGGTATTTTGATCCTCTCCGGAATGAGTATTTCTTTGACCGGAATCGGCCAAGTTTTGATGCAATTCTGTATTATTACCAATCTGGAGGGAGACTACGCCGGCCTGTTAACGTGACCCTGGACATATTTTCTGAGGAGATCCGGTTTTATGAACTTGGTGAGGAGGCTATGGAAATCTTCAGGGAGGATGAAGGTTTTATAAAGGAAGAGGAGCGGCCTCTGCCAGAGAATGAGTTTCAGAGGCAAGTGTGGCTTCTGTTTGAATACCCAGAAAGCTCAGGACCAGCTCGCATCATTGCCATCATCTCTGTCATGGTGATTCTCATCTCAATTGTCAGCTTCTGTCTGGAGACACTGCCAGTTTTCCGAAATGATGATGCAGAAATGATGAATCGGTTTCTATTCGAGTATGGGTCCAACAGCACCTCTACCGTTTACAGCTCACCATATTTTACAGATCCTTTCTTCATTGTAGAGACCCTCTGCATCATCTGGTTCTCTTTTGAGTTCCTCGTCAGATTCTTTGCCTGTCCAAGCAAAGCTGGATTTTTTGGCAACATCATGAACATCATTGATATTGTGGCAATCATTCCTTACTTCATCACCCTGGGCACAGAGCTAGCAGAGCGCCCAGAGGACAGCCCGGGAGGCCAGCAAGCTATGTCTTTGGCTATTCTCCGTGTCATTCGTCTAGTGAGGGTGTTTCGTATCTTCAAACTCTCTCGCCACTCTAAGGGTCTCCAGATATTAGGACAGACACTAAAAGCCAGCATGCGTGAGCTGGgcctcctcatcttcttcctGTTTATCGGCGTTATCCTCTTCTCTAGTGCAGTCTACTTCGCGGAAGCAGACGAGGAAGACTCCCAGTTCAACAGCATCCCCGAGGCCTTTTGGTGGGCAGTGGTTTCCATGACCACTGTAGGCTATGGAGACATGGTCCCAACAACAATTGGAGGAAAGATCGTGGGGTCTCTCTGTGCAATTGCCGGTGTGCTGACTATCGCCCTGCCTGTACCTGTCATTGTGTCTAACTTCAACTACTTctaccacagagagacagagggtgaGGAACAGGCACAGTATCTGAACATCCCAAGTGTGCCTAAAGCCAGCTCAGCTGATGATCTGAAGAAAGAAGGTCGAAGCGGCAGTGGATCAACTCTCAGCAAGTCTGACTACGTGGAGATCCAGGAGGCTGTGAACCATAGCACTGAGGACTTCAGACCAGAGAGCAGGAAAACAGGGAACTGCACCATGTCCAACACCAACTATGTAAACATCACTAAGATGCGTACAGATGTATAA